From the Bacteroidia bacterium genome, one window contains:
- a CDS encoding transposase yields MTLYRNRYRVESARKQGFDYSSAGYYYLTVCTCNMVHLFGEIINHEMVLNEYGDIVHQEWFKSFEIRRELQSDEFIVMPNHIHGIVRIVRPPAEAQSCRNPEIADCSELVNREGCPLTPKSISSFMAGVKSAITTRINISRGTPGKPVWQPRFYDSIIRDDASLFRVREYIRNNPKKWGQDPMK; encoded by the coding sequence ATGACACTGTACAGAAATCGCTATCGCGTCGAATCCGCCCGGAAGCAAGGTTTTGATTATTCATCGGCTGGATATTACTATCTCACGGTGTGCACCTGCAACATGGTTCACCTATTCGGTGAAATCATCAATCATGAAATGGTGCTGAACGAATACGGCGATATTGTTCATCAGGAATGGTTCAAATCTTTTGAGATACGCCGGGAATTACAGTCCGACGAATTCATTGTCATGCCCAACCACATCCACGGGATAGTTCGCATTGTTCGGCCTCCCGCTGAGGCACAGTCATGTCGCAATCCAGAAATTGCTGACTGTTCAGAACTTGTCAACCGTGAGGGATGTCCATTGACACCGAAATCCATTTCATCATTCATGGCTGGTGTCAAATCAGCAATAACAACACGAATCAATATCTCGCGTGGCACCCCGGGTAAACCTGTGTGGCAGCCCAGATTTTATGATAGTATCATTCGAGACGATGCAAGCCTGTTTCGTGTTCGCGAATACATTCGGAACAATCCAAAAAAATGGGGACAGGATCCCATGAAATAA
- a CDS encoding HNH endonuclease: protein MLTLDHSIRTAAFDWLARNADPDSGLITWTQLSTGFPYGDTRIPLVTQRGIFKPRQLDIPLSIRTSPQDPYGDAFEGNEVLLYRYFGTVANHRDNAGLREAMRQRLPLVYLKGISPGKYCAVWPVYIIGDDPRLLRFRATADMQFSYQIEEEEDSQLITIRRGYAMAQVRVRLHQTSFRDMIMRAYRSTCSMCTLKHEELLDAAHIIPDSNALGVPEVTNGLALCKIHHAAFDKHILGIDPDYHIEVREDILEEVDGPMLQHGLKEMQGRKLYLPKNAAHYPDRERLEQRFAEFRRAG from the coding sequence ATGCTCACTCTCGATCACTCAATCCGTACCGCCGCCTTCGACTGGCTTGCGCGCAATGCTGATCCCGATAGCGGCTTGATCACGTGGACTCAGCTTTCGACCGGATTTCCCTATGGCGATACACGGATTCCGCTGGTGACGCAGCGCGGGATATTTAAACCGCGGCAGCTCGATATCCCGCTGAGTATTCGAACGAGCCCGCAAGATCCATATGGCGATGCTTTCGAAGGGAACGAGGTGTTGCTGTACCGCTACTTCGGCACGGTTGCGAATCACCGCGACAACGCCGGGTTGCGCGAGGCCATGAGGCAGCGCCTTCCGCTGGTGTATCTCAAGGGTATATCCCCCGGGAAGTACTGCGCGGTCTGGCCGGTGTATATCATCGGTGATGATCCGAGGCTGCTCCGCTTCCGCGCCACTGCGGACATGCAGTTCTCGTATCAGATCGAAGAGGAGGAGGACAGCCAACTCATCACCATTCGCCGGGGGTATGCCATGGCGCAGGTGCGTGTGCGTCTGCATCAGACGAGTTTCCGGGATATGATCATGCGCGCGTACCGCTCCACGTGCAGCATGTGCACGCTCAAGCACGAAGAACTGCTCGATGCTGCGCATATCATCCCGGACAGCAACGCGTTGGGTGTGCCCGAGGTCACCAACGGCCTGGCGCTGTGCAAGATACACCACGCGGCCTTCGACAAGCACATCCTGGGCATCGATCCCGATTATCACATCGAGGTGCGTGAGGACATTCTCGAAGAAGTAGACGGTCCGATGCTGCAACACGGGCTGAAGGAAATGCAGGGCCGCAAGCTCTATCTGCCGAAGAACGCAGCGCACTATCCCGACCGCGAGCGCCTGGAGCAACGGTTTGCGGAATTCCGAAGGGCGGGATGA
- a CDS encoding type II toxin-antitoxin system RelE/ParE family toxin, whose translation MRTRKIWTGEQADINAITDADGHCPVLDFLNRLDARAQKRLLMLFDLFGKCGRSRNSEMFEEIGVGIWAIKNAAFRIFCFFTPHAAKTTLVLTHAIDGKDNTSDSNEVLKAEQYLRRFIRKG comes from the coding sequence ATGAGGACACGGAAAATCTGGACCGGAGAACAAGCGGACATCAACGCTATCACGGATGCCGACGGTCATTGCCCTGTTCTGGATTTTCTCAATCGACTTGATGCGCGTGCTCAGAAGAGGTTACTCATGCTTTTCGACCTCTTCGGCAAGTGCGGACGCAGCAGGAACTCGGAGATGTTCGAAGAGATCGGCGTCGGTATCTGGGCTATCAAGAATGCCGCGTTTCGCATCTTCTGTTTCTTCACGCCACACGCAGCAAAAACGACATTGGTCCTCACCCACGCAATCGATGGCAAAGACAACACATCAGACAGCAACGAAGTACTGAAGGCCGAACAATATCTCAGGCGCTTCATCAGGAAAGGTTAG
- a CDS encoding abortive infection family protein — MGDFWEMLTEMERNPDLSDFQTDMERAEYLQRLLINQSTNDGPANNDHYVQLRKYFLEKPEHRVLVPTWVRTNRDLSQFWQFIKFKFSTYAERREFVWSEFSPLLEAIESSTDVPHEIAFTEALKEFNSEQLIDLWNKNMDRKNTDPDGAITAAKSLLESVFKHILDDLAIDYSSNSDLHDLYKKVAENLNLSASQHEEHIFKQILGSCSGVVSGMSRLRNAMGDAHGQGRKNYRATPRHAQLAVNLAGSVALFVLETYKDRK; from the coding sequence ATGGGCGATTTTTGGGAAATGTTAACAGAAATGGAGCGGAACCCTGACTTATCAGATTTTCAGACCGACATGGAAAGAGCCGAATATTTGCAACGGTTGCTAATCAATCAATCAACGAATGACGGCCCAGCAAATAATGATCACTATGTCCAACTGCGAAAATATTTTCTTGAAAAGCCTGAACATAGAGTTTTAGTGCCCACATGGGTCAGAACAAATCGCGATCTAAGCCAATTCTGGCAGTTTATTAAATTCAAGTTTAGCACCTATGCTGAAAGACGTGAGTTCGTTTGGAGTGAATTTTCGCCATTACTTGAAGCGATTGAGTCATCTACCGATGTGCCGCACGAAATTGCGTTCACTGAAGCACTCAAGGAATTCAATTCCGAGCAACTAATCGATTTATGGAATAAGAACATGGATCGGAAAAATACTGATCCAGACGGGGCCATCACAGCGGCAAAGAGCCTCCTGGAATCAGTATTCAAACATATTCTAGATGATCTCGCCATAGATTATAGCAGTAATTCAGATCTGCACGATCTGTATAAAAAGGTTGCAGAAAACCTTAATTTATCAGCATCACAGCATGAGGAACATATTTTCAAACAAATTCTTGGGTCATGCAGTGGTGTCGTATCGGGAATGAGCAGATTAAGGAATGCCATGGGTGATGCTCATGGGCAAGGGAGAAAAAACTATAGAGCTACACCGAGACATGCCCAACTGGCAGTGAATCTCGCGGGTAGCGTCGCTTTGTTCGTACTCGAGACATACAAGGATCGTAAATAA
- a CDS encoding helix-turn-helix transcriptional regulator, whose protein sequence is MQQSNWFAQQFAKFEKDPEFHAGVLRLSFYEDVLRIMEEKGINRSELAARLGCSKAYITKLFSDSTNVTIQTMAKISFALDCELSITMNSKEKKSGCTTNAQSGRSTERSNRARKGRRQYLDVRAW, encoded by the coding sequence ATGCAGCAGAGCAATTGGTTTGCGCAGCAATTCGCGAAATTTGAGAAGGATCCCGAGTTCCATGCAGGAGTGCTCCGACTGAGTTTCTACGAAGACGTGCTACGCATCATGGAAGAAAAGGGCATCAACAGAAGCGAACTTGCGGCGCGACTCGGCTGCAGCAAGGCCTACATCACCAAGCTCTTCAGCGACTCCACCAACGTAACCATACAGACCATGGCAAAAATATCCTTTGCGCTTGATTGCGAATTGAGCATCACCATGAACTCAAAGGAGAAAAAATCCGGGTGTACCACAAACGCACAATCGGGCAGATCTACAGAACGAAGTAATAGAGCCAGAAAAGGACGAAGACAATACTTAGATGTGAGGGCGTGGTGA
- a CDS encoding DUF262 domain-containing protein, with the protein MTAQRYTVTQYGISTLLTWVQTGAIAIPEIQRPFVWSSTKVRNFLDSLYQGFPVGYLIAWKNHDVKLKDGSFSDGKRILIDGQQRVTALMAALLGWEVMTKDYEHVRIRIAFHPQREVFEVHNPAIAKDVTWIQDVSVLFANGADLFSVVMGYCAQNPGMEQKDVFQVLSRLAGIVNNQVGVIDLDAALDIETVTEIFIRVNSEGVPLSQADFAMSKIASNEEYGGSDLRKAIDYFCHLAVAPDFYKKIQEGDKKFADTDYFGKMSWLQNENDDIYDPSYTDMLRVAFTSEFRRGKLEDLVALLSGRNFETKQYEADIAEKSFALLRKGVMNFMNENKFKQFVMIVTSAGFVDSALLGSQNVLNFGYILYLSLRDSGAEQNQIQKFVRRWLVMSMLTGRYSGSAETRIDNDIKQIQELGFERYAQLTYDGELSDAYWDTMLPQQLVTISTASPAFNVFRAAQVYMLDKGFLSDAVTVHSLLTVKSDLHHFFPKDFLKKNGATKGRYNQVANLVVTDTPINLCIGSTPPEVYMAAEWEACLQPDAKKKRCGHIELPEQLMQNLNSHCIPLDSELYSYERYDDFLEERRKLMAGKMREYFKAL; encoded by the coding sequence ATGACAGCCCAACGCTACACCGTCACGCAATACGGCATCAGCACACTTCTCACCTGGGTTCAGACCGGAGCGATTGCCATTCCCGAGATCCAGCGACCATTCGTGTGGAGTTCAACAAAGGTCAGGAATTTTCTGGATTCCCTCTATCAGGGCTTCCCGGTCGGCTATCTCATCGCCTGGAAGAATCACGATGTGAAGCTCAAAGACGGTTCGTTTTCCGATGGAAAACGCATCCTTATCGACGGACAGCAACGAGTCACGGCTCTCATGGCCGCGTTGCTCGGCTGGGAAGTGATGACCAAGGATTACGAACATGTACGCATCCGTATCGCCTTCCATCCGCAGCGTGAAGTGTTCGAGGTGCACAATCCCGCCATTGCCAAGGACGTCACCTGGATTCAGGATGTTTCCGTGCTGTTCGCCAACGGCGCAGATCTCTTCTCCGTGGTGATGGGCTATTGCGCACAAAATCCCGGGATGGAGCAGAAGGATGTCTTCCAGGTGTTGTCCCGCCTCGCAGGGATAGTGAACAATCAGGTCGGTGTCATAGATTTGGATGCGGCGCTTGACATCGAGACCGTCACGGAGATTTTTATCCGGGTCAACTCCGAGGGAGTACCGCTCAGCCAGGCGGATTTCGCCATGTCCAAAATCGCCAGCAACGAGGAGTATGGCGGCAGCGATCTTCGCAAGGCCATCGATTATTTCTGTCACCTGGCCGTAGCACCGGATTTTTACAAGAAAATCCAGGAAGGGGACAAAAAATTCGCCGACACCGACTACTTCGGGAAAATGTCCTGGCTGCAGAATGAAAACGACGATATTTACGATCCGTCATACACAGACATGCTGCGTGTGGCCTTCACTTCGGAATTCCGACGCGGCAAACTAGAGGATCTCGTCGCTTTGCTCTCCGGACGCAATTTCGAGACCAAGCAATACGAGGCGGATATCGCGGAAAAGAGCTTCGCGCTGCTTCGTAAAGGCGTGATGAATTTCATGAATGAAAACAAATTCAAGCAATTCGTCATGATCGTCACCTCCGCGGGCTTTGTGGACAGCGCGCTGCTCGGTTCGCAGAACGTGCTTAACTTCGGCTATATACTCTATCTCTCGTTGCGCGATAGTGGGGCAGAGCAAAACCAGATACAGAAATTCGTGCGGCGCTGGTTGGTCATGTCCATGCTCACGGGCAGATACTCGGGTTCTGCGGAAACGCGCATCGACAACGACATCAAGCAGATTCAGGAACTCGGTTTCGAGCGCTATGCGCAACTCACCTACGACGGTGAGCTCTCCGACGCATATTGGGATACAATGCTGCCACAGCAGTTGGTCACCATCTCTACAGCCAGTCCAGCCTTCAACGTGTTTCGCGCTGCACAGGTGTACATGCTCGACAAGGGCTTTCTCTCGGATGCCGTCACCGTACACAGTCTGCTCACGGTGAAATCCGATCTCCACCATTTCTTCCCGAAGGATTTCCTGAAAAAGAACGGCGCAACGAAAGGCCGTTACAACCAGGTCGCAAATCTCGTGGTGACGGACACTCCGATCAATCTCTGCATCGGCAGCACGCCGCCAGAGGTGTATATGGCTGCGGAATGGGAGGCGTGTCTGCAACCCGATGCGAAGAAAAAGCGCTGCGGCCATATCGAGCTTCCCGAGCAACTCATGCAAAATCTCAATTCCCATTGCATCCCGCTGGACAGCGAACTGTACAGCTACGAGCGCTACGACGACTTCCTAGAAGAGCGTCGAAAGCTCATGGCGGGGAAGATGCGGGAGTACTTCAAAGCACTGTAA
- a CDS encoding IPT/TIG domain-containing protein: MKRTCTTVLVAFFVTSLAVYSQSVEVSFSGKEIYSGKAVQLDSVRIENLMTGQIVVLHSDFVFDLGNLTGIHDGDVEVLPSSFNLSGNFANPFVDETRFRIGINSPGETTIGLYSLTGEILVLIKKPLESGESEFIIQGNGLAPGIYLLVAKHRENSQSVKILKTGPVVSGSPAIFQSGSTSASAYSFGKTKITDVFRFTGYAKDHISAVIDTSLTTKTRLEFVFTKILYKAPQLLSFETDRTKRAIKLPIYLTVKTSDSDKILELIRIDFEGDGIIDDSISIQGNTSDQDSVQFVVRYQSEGAYTPTIEIQDKRGYATAHVLDSAISIVEMILNPETKLIRKEEIASSGITYDSSWTFTLSDEVLHRMNIQIGSILVSDTGEGFIRKVIKIEEVQNQNFVQTEQGSLNEVYEEAFLSFDNKLKFDSLTSSRNEELLSKSPSGFSRVKKSFEVKWSDPSKLLQVNLAGWLSASEPRISLYKELDKGKLVRASFLFEVSLEAKLSASGSGRGEMRKDVGGPISLGTFLIPGTFIPVTSSLQFSIGVSGKLETGVEAEATITRSIFVRATFEDGVWDVVEDGDTDFEFVPPRIALGANVKFFGSARVTTKIAGLLGPYVEVSAYPILLDVEADRSPVAELYWGIEGKIGFMMKMFVLEDIDFHAKLDGVQYKYWDSGKAIGPLSSIAPLSIAPGMVVTLRGENFGNSRDDQQVFFVRYNDFNQFYASDYIEWSNTEIRVRVPEGVDAHGTVCVKDAFCSSNLIPYLLSGLPVLTTAEVSDIEVNMGSISATCGGQISYDGGFLVTSRGVCWSESEFPTTAHAKTDNGSGIGDFTSQLTGLKVNTSYLVRAYATNGVGTSYGEVKIFNTPEEPVPLALTTTAVSNITISTANTGGNIISDGGIHIVKRGVCWSTTPNPTVLDNKTTDGFGIGVYSSLLSGLTAATTYYVRAYATNATGTGYGNEVSFTTQSVSSGGEITIGTQVWMLRNLDVSTYRNGDTISQVTDPTAWNGLTTGAWCYYNNDPAMGAIYGKLYNWYAISDPRGLAPTGWHVPSDEEWKTLEKTLGMSQSEVDATDWRGTDEGGKMKEIGTAHWMSPNTGATNSSGFTALPGGFRSGGKDYSVGSNGYWWSSSESGATKAWYRELGHSRARVSRGAAKGNGFSVRCIKDD, translated from the coding sequence ATGAAAAGGACATGTACGACAGTATTAGTTGCATTTTTCGTGACTTCTTTGGCGGTTTATTCGCAATCTGTAGAGGTCTCTTTCTCAGGAAAGGAAATCTACAGTGGGAAAGCAGTTCAGCTGGATTCGGTTCGGATAGAAAATCTCATGACTGGTCAGATTGTTGTTCTCCATTCAGACTTTGTATTTGATCTCGGGAATCTGACAGGTATCCATGATGGTGATGTTGAAGTCCTTCCATCTTCATTTAACCTCAGCGGAAATTTCGCTAATCCCTTCGTCGACGAAACAAGGTTCAGGATTGGAATTAATAGTCCAGGGGAGACTACAATCGGGCTTTATTCCCTCACTGGAGAGATTCTGGTATTGATAAAGAAGCCTCTCGAGTCGGGAGAGAGTGAATTTATAATACAAGGTAATGGTCTTGCGCCAGGGATTTATCTACTTGTTGCCAAACACCGCGAGAATTCACAGTCGGTAAAAATTCTCAAAACAGGACCTGTCGTATCTGGGTCTCCAGCTATTTTCCAGAGTGGAAGCACTAGTGCAAGCGCTTATAGTTTCGGAAAGACAAAAATCACTGATGTTTTCCGTTTCACTGGTTACGCAAAGGACCATATATCGGCAGTCATCGATACGTCCTTGACAACAAAAACCAGACTTGAGTTTGTTTTTACAAAAATACTGTATAAAGCGCCGCAGCTGCTCTCGTTCGAGACGGATCGAACAAAACGCGCAATTAAACTACCAATCTATTTAACTGTAAAAACGAGTGATTCAGATAAGATTCTTGAACTTATCAGAATAGATTTCGAAGGCGACGGTATTATCGATGATTCAATATCAATTCAGGGCAACACCTCGGATCAAGATTCTGTTCAGTTTGTTGTGCGCTACCAATCAGAAGGTGCATATACACCAACTATTGAAATACAAGATAAAAGAGGATACGCCACAGCACATGTTCTCGATTCAGCAATCAGCATAGTCGAGATGATATTAAACCCCGAAACGAAGTTAATACGTAAGGAAGAAATCGCGAGCTCGGGTATCACATATGACTCGAGTTGGACTTTTACATTGTCTGATGAAGTACTTCATCGAATGAATATTCAGATAGGAAGTATCCTTGTCAGTGACACTGGGGAAGGATTTATAAGAAAAGTTATAAAAATAGAAGAAGTACAAAATCAGAACTTCGTTCAAACAGAGCAAGGTTCGCTAAACGAGGTGTATGAAGAGGCGTTTCTTTCATTTGATAATAAGTTGAAATTCGATTCACTGACAAGTTCAAGAAACGAGGAATTATTAAGTAAATCACCGAGCGGTTTCTCAAGGGTGAAAAAAAGCTTCGAAGTAAAATGGAGTGATCCCTCAAAACTATTGCAGGTGAATCTTGCTGGGTGGTTATCGGCGAGCGAACCAAGAATATCCTTATACAAAGAACTTGATAAGGGGAAGTTGGTTAGAGCCAGTTTCCTCTTTGAAGTGAGTTTAGAGGCTAAATTGTCAGCTTCTGGTTCCGGTAGAGGGGAAATGAGGAAGGATGTTGGTGGTCCGATTTCATTGGGCACCTTTCTTATCCCTGGAACCTTCATCCCCGTCACTTCTAGTCTTCAGTTTTCGATTGGAGTTAGTGGAAAATTGGAAACTGGTGTTGAGGCAGAAGCAACCATCACGCGATCCATCTTTGTACGTGCTACGTTTGAAGATGGAGTTTGGGATGTAGTTGAGGATGGAGATACTGATTTTGAATTTGTGCCTCCACGTATTGCTCTGGGTGCGAATGTTAAATTTTTCGGGTCCGCAAGAGTTACGACGAAGATTGCTGGTTTACTTGGTCCATACGTTGAAGTGAGCGCATATCCAATTCTTTTGGACGTTGAGGCTGATCGCTCCCCCGTGGCGGAGTTGTATTGGGGAATCGAGGGTAAAATTGGTTTTATGATGAAAATGTTTGTACTTGAGGATATAGACTTTCATGCCAAATTAGATGGTGTTCAATACAAATACTGGGATAGTGGTAAGGCAATAGGGCCATTGTCGAGTATTGCTCCCTTAAGCATTGCACCGGGAATGGTTGTGACGCTTCGTGGAGAAAACTTTGGTAACTCCAGAGATGATCAACAAGTGTTTTTTGTAAGATACAATGATTTTAATCAGTTTTATGCTTCAGACTATATTGAATGGTCGAACACTGAAATAAGGGTTCGAGTACCCGAGGGCGTGGATGCTCACGGAACTGTTTGTGTAAAGGATGCATTTTGTAGCAGCAATCTTATCCCATATCTGCTAAGTGGACTTCCGGTTCTTACTACAGCTGAAGTAAGCGATATTGAAGTTAATATGGGATCAATTTCTGCCACTTGTGGCGGACAGATTTCATACGATGGCGGATTCTTGGTAACATCAAGAGGTGTTTGCTGGAGTGAATCGGAGTTTCCGACTACTGCCCACGCAAAAACAGATAATGGTTCTGGAATTGGGGATTTCACTAGTCAACTTACTGGCTTGAAAGTTAATACATCCTATCTTGTTAGGGCGTATGCAACAAACGGTGTAGGAACAAGTTATGGTGAAGTCAAAATTTTTAATACACCTGAAGAACCAGTACCTTTGGCTCTTACAACAACAGCTGTAAGTAATATTACGATTTCAACGGCTAACACCGGTGGGAATATTATCTCTGATGGCGGTATCCATATAGTAAAACGCGGCGTGTGCTGGAGTACTACTCCAAATCCTACAGTGTTAGATAATAAAACAACAGATGGGTTTGGTATAGGAGTGTATTCCAGCTTATTATCTGGTCTCACAGCTGCTACGACCTATTACGTACGAGCTTATGCTACGAATGCGACTGGAACGGGGTACGGTAACGAAGTTTCATTTACCACGCAATCAGTAAGCAGTGGTGGTGAGATTACTATTGGTACACAGGTGTGGATGCTGAGAAACCTGGACGTATCAACATACCGTAATGGCGATACAATATCACAGGTTACAGATCCTACAGCATGGAATGGTCTAACCACCGGTGCTTGGTGCTATTACAACAACGACCCTGCGATGGGAGCGATCTATGGCAAGCTATATAATTGGTACGCGATAAGCGATCCGCGGGGTTTGGCACCTACTGGCTGGCACGTACCAAGCGACGAGGAATGGAAAACTCTGGAAAAAACACTCGGTATGTCGCAATCTGAGGTAGATGCTACAGATTGGCGCGGTACCGATGAAGGAGGCAAGATGAAAGAGATCGGCACAGCACATTGGATGAGTCCGAATACGGGAGCGACGAACAGCAGCGGTTTCACAGCTCTTCCGGGAGGCTTCCGCTCCGGCGGAAAGGACTACTCTGTGGGCAGCAATGGCTACTGGTGGTCGTCGTCTGAGTCCGGCGCGACAAAAGCATGGTATCGCGAGCTGGGCCACAGCCGCGCGAGAGTGAGCCGCGGCGCTGCCAAGGGCAACGGGTTCTCCGTACGCTGTATTAAAGACGACTGA
- a CDS encoding HNH endonuclease, whose translation MSDMYVGVTDNDWFKFLRDRQPDEVNFWKPKGTPFKALQPGGLFFFKLHAPLRKIAGYGIFVEAPILPLKLAWDAFGEKNGVSSLNDLQRRIARYRRDHDPNPYITCIMLAQPVFRPDEGWMQQPSAWGDSIVSGKGYEADSSDGKRMYKFAEELLSVVDNGIVADNRQRYQHRLQKVRYGQGTFRILVTESYQRRCAITGERTLPVLEAAHIKPYALDGQHNVQNGLLLRSDVHTLFDDGYITVTTDHRVEVSRRIKEQYENGRDYYKHHGNKLIVLPSVEEQPDRDLLLWHNEHVYQG comes from the coding sequence ATGTCGGATATGTATGTCGGTGTGACTGACAATGATTGGTTCAAATTTCTTCGTGACCGTCAGCCTGATGAGGTCAATTTCTGGAAACCGAAGGGTACACCGTTTAAGGCGTTGCAGCCAGGTGGATTGTTCTTTTTCAAACTGCATGCACCGCTGCGAAAAATTGCCGGTTACGGAATCTTTGTCGAAGCCCCAATACTCCCCCTGAAACTAGCCTGGGATGCTTTTGGCGAGAAAAATGGTGTCTCCAGTCTGAATGACCTGCAGAGACGAATAGCGCGATACAGAAGAGACCACGACCCGAATCCCTACATCACATGCATAATGCTCGCGCAGCCGGTGTTCAGACCGGATGAGGGATGGATGCAACAGCCCTCTGCTTGGGGCGACAGCATTGTGTCGGGAAAGGGATACGAAGCAGATTCTTCAGATGGTAAACGCATGTACAAATTCGCTGAGGAGCTACTCAGTGTTGTGGACAATGGAATTGTAGCCGACAACCGTCAGCGCTATCAGCATCGGTTACAGAAGGTACGATATGGGCAGGGCACTTTCCGTATTCTCGTTACCGAGTCCTACCAGCGTCGCTGTGCGATCACCGGGGAACGAACGTTGCCGGTTCTCGAAGCAGCACATATCAAACCATACGCTCTTGACGGACAACATAATGTGCAGAACGGACTCTTGCTTCGCTCGGATGTGCATACCCTTTTTGATGACGGGTACATTACAGTTACAACGGATCATCGTGTCGAAGTGAGCAGACGGATAAAAGAGCAGTACGAGAATGGCAGGGATTATTACAAGCATCATGGAAACAAGCTGATAGTACTGCCATCAGTCGAGGAGCAACCGGATAGAGACTTACTGTTGTGGCATAATGAGCACGTCTACCAGGGTTGA
- a CDS encoding response regulator has product MSFEEAAKQQLIQINDLQKQPVRISHEVEELNENRDGVLPRKDTPGPKIRRILWVDDYPSNNASIVSHLTNLGIVVDTALTTQEGLKRFHSDHYNLIISDMGRNEDGTENPVAGIDLTKAIRQYDTDLPVIIFCSRRARQRYAEEVLTSGVSAVTNSAVRLLSEISRIGSFTSD; this is encoded by the coding sequence TTGTCTTTCGAAGAAGCGGCGAAGCAACAACTCATTCAAATCAACGATCTTCAGAAACAGCCCGTCCGGATTTCGCATGAAGTTGAGGAGTTAAATGAAAATCGGGATGGCGTTCTCCCTCGGAAAGATACTCCCGGTCCGAAGATTAGGAGGATTCTCTGGGTCGATGACTACCCGAGTAATAATGCGAGCATCGTATCGCATCTGACGAATCTAGGCATAGTTGTGGACACAGCTTTGACTACGCAGGAAGGTCTTAAGCGCTTTCATTCAGATCATTACAACCTGATTATTTCAGACATGGGAAGGAATGAAGACGGAACCGAGAACCCGGTTGCGGGAATTGATCTCACGAAGGCAATACGGCAATACGATACCGATCTGCCAGTAATCATCTTTTGTTCGAGGCGCGCCAGGCAGAGATATGCAGAGGAAGTCTTGACGTCTGGAGTAAGCGCAGTCACGAATTCTGCTGTGAGATTGCTCTCGGAAATCTCGCGGATTGGAAGCTTTACATCCGATTAG